From one Gemmatimonadaceae bacterium genomic stretch:
- the cax gene encoding calcium/proton exchanger, producing MLKRADVVIFLATAAAVLLAALLHFSGGNPILQFAASAIALSLLAMNVSNGTENIGAHLSPGATGILQAALGNLPELLVCAFSLRAGLIHVVQAALIGSILANSLLVLGLAILIGGVKHGRLSFDAESPRMIASMMMLAVGALAIPTLAAELHTPASTHESALSAACAIVLLIVFAASLRFTLRADPGKSLRHSDRTVDEELHWPLSPSAIVLVVASIGAAVVSEWFVAALEPAIEALHISQAFAGIVVVAIAGNAVENVVGIRLAAKNRPDYAMSVILNSSLMIALVVAPVLVLASFVLGGPVLTLVMPPLLIAALLLTTLTSAIIVNDGETIWLEGVALIGLYGIIAASFWWG from the coding sequence GTGCTCAAACGCGCCGACGTCGTCATCTTCCTGGCTACCGCTGCGGCGGTGCTCCTCGCCGCGCTGCTGCATTTCAGCGGCGGCAATCCGATTCTCCAGTTCGCGGCGTCGGCCATCGCGCTCTCGTTGCTCGCGATGAACGTCTCGAACGGCACGGAGAACATTGGGGCGCACCTCTCACCCGGCGCGACCGGCATTCTCCAGGCCGCACTCGGCAACCTGCCCGAGCTGCTTGTCTGCGCGTTCAGCTTGCGCGCCGGGCTCATACACGTCGTTCAAGCGGCGCTGATCGGTTCGATTCTCGCGAACTCGCTCCTCGTGCTGGGCCTCGCCATTCTCATTGGCGGCGTCAAGCATGGACGCCTGTCATTCGATGCCGAGTCGCCGCGAATGATCGCGTCGATGATGATGCTGGCGGTGGGAGCGTTGGCCATTCCGACGCTTGCCGCCGAGCTGCACACGCCGGCGTCGACCCACGAGAGTGCGTTGAGTGCCGCGTGCGCGATCGTGCTGCTCATCGTCTTTGCGGCGAGCCTGCGGTTCACGTTGCGGGCCGATCCCGGAAAGTCGCTGCGGCATTCCGATCGCACGGTCGACGAGGAGCTGCATTGGCCGCTGTCGCCCTCGGCCATCGTGCTTGTCGTGGCGTCGATCGGCGCGGCGGTGGTGTCGGAGTGGTTCGTCGCCGCGCTCGAGCCGGCGATCGAGGCGCTGCACATCTCGCAGGCGTTCGCGGGCATCGTGGTCGTGGCGATCGCGGGCAATGCGGTCGAGAACGTGGTCGGCATTCGGCTCGCCGCGAAGAACCGGCCCGACTACGCGATGAGCGTGATTCTCAACAGCTCGCTGATGATCGCGCTCGTCGTGGCACCGGTGCTGGTGCTGGCGTCGTTCGTGCTGGGTGGACCGGTGTTGACGCTCGTGATGCCGCCGCTGCTCATCGCGGCGCTGCTGCTGACGACGCTCACGTCGGCGATCATCGTCAACGACGGCGAGACGATCTGGCTCGAGGGCGTGGCGTTGATTGGATTGTACGGCATCATCGCCGCCTCGTTCTGGTGGGGCTGA
- a CDS encoding c-type cytochrome yields the protein MVRQSFLVVGSILVLISCAHGPATSSPAPGTGATTVAETSGPPAGVPAAILRRFLPRDSLAKLRAVYVARVMQEIAGKENQPAEQVFKNIQVLKGMPAGQLVKMMDTMYARSMTWNCTNCHRLAPQGNFASDTSPDKKRARFMQQMTNEINLAQLPKLYPKDTPKVTCMTCHRGYNEPPNENYLIPERGKPGGLPYPNLNGRGGPPPAGTKPPGR from the coding sequence GTGGTCCGTCAGTCTTTCCTGGTGGTCGGCAGCATTCTCGTTCTCATTTCGTGCGCGCATGGACCAGCAACGTCGTCACCCGCCCCAGGCACAGGCGCGACGACCGTCGCGGAGACCAGCGGACCGCCGGCCGGCGTGCCGGCCGCGATCCTTCGGCGCTTCCTTCCCCGCGACAGCCTGGCCAAACTGCGCGCCGTGTACGTCGCGCGCGTCATGCAGGAGATCGCGGGCAAGGAAAACCAGCCCGCGGAGCAGGTCTTCAAGAACATCCAGGTCCTCAAGGGCATGCCCGCGGGGCAGCTCGTGAAGATGATGGACACGATGTACGCGCGGTCGATGACCTGGAATTGCACGAATTGTCATCGTCTCGCGCCGCAGGGCAACTTCGCGAGCGATACGTCGCCCGACAAGAAGCGCGCGCGCTTCATGCAGCAGATGACGAACGAGATCAATCTCGCGCAGCTGCCGAAGCTCTACCCCAAGGACACGCCGAAGGTCACGTGCATGACGTGCCATCGCGGCTACAACGAGCCGCCCAATGAGAATTATCTAATTCCCGAACGTGGGAAGCCGGGAGGGCTGCCGTACCCGAACTTGAATGGCCGCGGCGGTCCGCCACCCGCGGGTACGAAGCCGCCGGGGCGATAG
- a CDS encoding O-antigen ligase family protein, with the protein MAAGARDRIALHVLQLGAVAVVLAALPYKLFDLDRYFVPKELVLHAAAGIAAIMLVANRKRLTFSAVDLLLAGFLVSSVVSAGFAINLWAAERAVAISLSGAALFWSAQALRRAGLVRPLLVALAIGVVLGAATSLAQAYGVSTEYFSINRAPGGTFGNRNFVAHLCAIGTPVVILVALTAPRGLGSLFGAVGMAVVSAALVMSRSRAAWLAVIVLAIPVGGLALMTWSRWCEARTLRRLTVLGIAAATGVAAAILLPNSLNWKSENPYLESATGLVNYKEGSGHGRIVQYTNSLHMTLAHPLLGVGPGNWPVVYPKFASRNDPSMSSEDGVTSNPWPSSDWAAYLSERGVIATAMLVLAYLALLIRALRDLRRGGGRDQERVLTAIALVGTLAATAVVGAFDAVLLIAVPTFFVWTLAGALAPPPGGGVSVDTGVREFAPVLVFALAVIAIGRSAFQLAAIATFSTSSRVAAMDRASLFDPGSYRIRLKTAQAYLARGDCTHARPNARAAHNLMPSAAEGRRAAAACGSSK; encoded by the coding sequence ATGGCAGCCGGCGCCCGCGACCGCATCGCCCTTCACGTCCTTCAACTCGGCGCCGTCGCCGTGGTGCTGGCGGCCCTGCCATACAAGCTCTTCGATCTCGATCGCTATTTCGTGCCGAAGGAGCTGGTCCTGCACGCGGCGGCAGGCATCGCGGCCATCATGCTCGTTGCCAACCGAAAGCGGCTCACGTTCAGCGCCGTCGATCTCCTGCTCGCCGGTTTTCTCGTCAGCAGCGTCGTTTCGGCGGGCTTCGCGATCAATCTCTGGGCGGCGGAGCGTGCCGTCGCGATCTCATTGTCCGGTGCCGCGCTCTTCTGGTCGGCCCAGGCGCTGCGCCGCGCGGGGCTCGTACGTCCGCTGCTCGTGGCGCTCGCGATCGGCGTGGTGCTCGGCGCCGCGACGTCGCTCGCGCAGGCGTACGGCGTTTCGACCGAATACTTCAGCATCAATCGCGCGCCCGGCGGCACGTTCGGCAATCGCAATTTCGTGGCGCATCTCTGCGCGATCGGCACGCCGGTGGTCATTCTCGTCGCGCTGACGGCGCCGCGCGGATTGGGCAGCCTGTTCGGCGCCGTGGGAATGGCCGTCGTCTCCGCGGCGCTCGTGATGTCGCGCAGCCGCGCGGCGTGGCTCGCCGTCATCGTGCTCGCGATTCCGGTCGGCGGACTCGCGCTCATGACGTGGAGTCGGTGGTGCGAGGCGCGGACACTTCGCCGGCTAACCGTGCTCGGCATCGCGGCCGCCACGGGCGTCGCGGCGGCGATCCTGTTGCCAAACAGCCTGAACTGGAAAAGCGAGAACCCCTATCTCGAGTCCGCGACGGGATTAGTAAACTATAAAGAAGGCAGCGGACACGGGCGCATCGTCCAGTACACGAACTCGCTGCACATGACGCTGGCGCATCCGCTGCTCGGCGTCGGGCCGGGGAACTGGCCGGTGGTGTATCCCAAGTTCGCGTCGCGCAACGATCCGTCGATGTCGTCGGAAGACGGCGTCACGTCCAACCCGTGGCCGAGTAGTGATTGGGCGGCGTATCTGTCGGAGCGCGGCGTGATCGCCACCGCCATGCTGGTGTTGGCGTATCTCGCGCTGCTGATCCGCGCGTTGCGCGACTTGCGTCGAGGCGGCGGTCGCGATCAGGAGCGCGTGCTCACGGCGATCGCGCTGGTCGGTACGTTGGCCGCCACCGCGGTCGTTGGTGCGTTCGATGCCGTGCTGCTCATCGCGGTGCCGACGTTCTTCGTGTGGACGCTTGCCGGAGCGCTCGCGCCGCCGCCGGGCGGCGGCGTATCGGTCGACACCGGCGTGCGCGAGTTCGCGCCCGTGCTCGTCTTCGCGCTCGCGGTGATCGCGATTGGCCGCAGCGCATTTCAGCTCGCCGCGATCGCGACGTTCAGCACGAGCTCGCGAGTCGCCGCCATGGACCGCGCCTCGCTGTTCGATCCGGGGAGCTATCGCATTCGGTTGAAGACGGCGCAGGCGTATCTCGCGCGCGGCGATTGCACGCATGCTCGGCCGAATGCGCGCGCCGCGCACAATCTCATGCCGAGTGCCGCGGAAGGACGCCGCGCGGCGGCGGCGTGCGGGTCGAGTAAATGA
- a CDS encoding carboxypeptidase-like regulatory domain-containing protein, giving the protein MSRNRNRRRWCVIALALFAASHLRAQTIQGFVRDSASSTPVAGAVISALDSAGRPLARVVSDGNGHYHLPTQRVVTLYAQRIGFRPRSMPLPAGSSDRDVSFDIAMVVLPRLLDPIVVTENRRCRGPGQAEALALWEQVRSALLASEVARGDSVNTLNVRFERTIDPQTHAITQQTFTRNSGPRISPFVAAYPASEFAVRGYMAEDATGRTFSAPDADVLLDPAFATSHCFGVRSDAAHSGQIGLTFRPAKNDDEIVDVTGALWVDTARPGLRSLDFSYTSLEPAAGDAPSGGVVSFKEMRPGVVFIDRWSIRIAVLTVDDVRMPEIPRVRSRRFMMRLLSVHESGGEVVSAAWADGIRWHNTLGQIAGRLTERGSARPSIGQRIQLLSSPDTVVTDSLGRFQFTDLVPGPYVVAAADTRYASYGLGARDEKDVIVERGATTAVALSMPPLADRIRDYCRGAGIVVDDTAHAGTILGRILLPDGSPANNAIVDARRLGPGEGMGDVIPSFGPMSNKADRLRTGTFIICGVERGRTMLFRIAHPHADTTDARVQLADDERVREIIIRMNPLSPAPPTRESLLGRFTVTDPYFLHAKHAQSP; this is encoded by the coding sequence ATGTCACGAAACCGGAATCGTCGCCGGTGGTGTGTGATCGCGCTCGCGCTGTTCGCGGCTTCCCATCTGCGAGCGCAGACGATCCAGGGCTTCGTCCGCGACAGCGCGTCGAGCACACCAGTCGCCGGAGCGGTCATCTCGGCGCTCGACTCCGCCGGCCGGCCGTTGGCGCGCGTCGTCTCGGACGGCAACGGACACTATCATCTGCCGACGCAGCGGGTTGTCACACTATACGCACAGCGCATCGGATTCCGTCCGCGCTCCATGCCGTTGCCCGCGGGCAGCAGCGATCGCGACGTCTCGTTCGACATTGCGATGGTCGTGCTTCCGCGACTGCTCGATCCCATCGTCGTCACCGAAAACCGGCGTTGTCGCGGGCCCGGTCAAGCCGAAGCGCTCGCGCTGTGGGAGCAGGTGCGTTCGGCGCTTCTCGCGAGCGAGGTCGCGCGCGGCGATTCGGTCAACACGCTCAACGTGCGATTCGAGCGGACGATCGATCCGCAAACTCACGCGATCACACAGCAGACATTCACGCGAAACTCGGGTCCGCGAATCAGTCCGTTCGTCGCCGCCTATCCGGCGTCGGAGTTCGCGGTGCGCGGCTATATGGCCGAAGATGCGACCGGGCGAACGTTCAGCGCGCCCGATGCCGATGTGCTGCTCGATCCCGCGTTCGCGACGAGCCATTGCTTCGGTGTGCGATCGGACGCGGCGCATTCCGGGCAGATCGGCCTGACGTTTCGCCCGGCGAAGAACGATGACGAAATCGTCGACGTCACTGGCGCGTTGTGGGTGGACACGGCGCGGCCCGGGCTTCGCTCGCTCGACTTCAGCTACACGAGCCTCGAGCCGGCGGCAGGCGACGCTCCGTCGGGCGGCGTGGTCTCGTTCAAGGAGATGCGGCCGGGCGTCGTCTTCATCGATCGCTGGAGTATTCGAATCGCTGTCCTGACCGTCGACGACGTGCGCATGCCGGAAATCCCGCGCGTGCGCAGCCGGCGTTTCATGATGCGCCTGTTGAGCGTGCACGAATCGGGCGGCGAAGTCGTGTCGGCAGCGTGGGCCGACGGTATTCGTTGGCACAACACGCTGGGCCAAATCGCGGGACGGTTGACCGAGCGCGGTTCAGCGCGGCCAAGCATCGGGCAGCGCATTCAACTTCTCTCATCGCCGGATACCGTCGTCACCGACTCGCTGGGACGGTTTCAGTTCACCGATCTCGTGCCCGGGCCATACGTCGTCGCGGCAGCGGACACGCGATACGCCTCGTACGGCTTGGGCGCGCGCGACGAGAAAGACGTCATCGTCGAGCGTGGCGCGACCACCGCGGTCGCGTTGAGCATGCCGCCGCTGGCCGATCGCATTCGGGATTACTGTCGCGGCGCGGGCATCGTCGTCGACGACACCGCCCATGCCGGCACCATCCTGGGACGAATTCTGTTGCCCGACGGATCGCCGGCCAACAACGCCATCGTCGATGCGCGACGCCTGGGGCCCGGAGAGGGCATGGGCGACGTCATTCCCAGCTTCGGCCCAATGTCCAATAAGGCCGATCGCCTGAGAACCGGAACGTTCATCATCTGCGGTGTCGAGCGAGGGCGAACGATGCTGTTTCGCATCGCACATCCGCACGCCGATACGACCGATGCGCGCGTCCAGTTGGCCGACGACGAACGGGTGCGCGAGATCATCATCCGCATGAACCCGCTGTCGCCGGCGCCTCCTACACGGGAATCCTTGCTTGGCAGGTTCACGGTGACCGACCCATATTTTCTCCATGCCAAGCATGCCCAATCGCCGTGA
- a CDS encoding DUF411 domain-containing protein, with product MPSMPNRREFLAAAAALVVSRRVLADVAPNGAALPVVTVYKDAGCGCCKEWVKHLSANGFVVNAKDVLNVDEIKRTMSVPPALESCHTAVVGRYVIEGHVPASDIKKLLAENPAVQGLAAPGMPVGSPGMEQGGRKDKYDVIAFTRDGKSRLFAHH from the coding sequence ATGCCAAGCATGCCCAATCGCCGTGAGTTCCTCGCCGCCGCAGCCGCGCTCGTCGTTTCGCGGCGCGTCCTTGCCGACGTCGCTCCGAACGGAGCGGCACTTCCCGTGGTTACGGTGTACAAGGATGCAGGATGCGGCTGCTGCAAGGAATGGGTGAAGCATCTTTCCGCGAACGGCTTCGTCGTGAACGCGAAAGACGTGTTGAACGTGGACGAGATCAAGCGGACGATGTCGGTGCCTCCTGCGCTCGAGTCGTGTCACACCGCTGTCGTCGGACGCTACGTGATCGAAGGACATGTTCCGGCGAGTGACATCAAGAAACTGCTCGCCGAGAACCCCGCGGTGCAGGGATTGGCCGCTCCGGGCATGCCCGTTGGATCACCGGGTATGGAGCAGGGCGGTCGCAAGGACAAGTACGACGTGATCGCGTTCACGCGCGACGGAAAGTCGCGGCTGTTCGCGCATCACTAG
- a CDS encoding M1 family metallopeptidase, giving the protein MTNRINSLLGMCLVAGLALPLGAQAGGRQQPARPAGSFDPTGLPDTSLFAPLNLPPGNIYRSGSGAPGPHYWEQRADYDLHGTLDTAAKALKGEMTLRYTNHSPDTLRYVWFQVEQNAFKNGSLNSLVFPADSRFGARNFEGGDMIDRFNEVRGTAKTALKMRVEGTVMRVDLAAPLAPGQTATFDAAWHFNIPEHGADRMGRDGALFELAQWYPRVCVYDDLRGWNTEPYLGQGEFYLEYGDYNMSVTVPAGYIVGGTGTLMNPTEVLTSAEISRLAQAAKSDKPVHIVTQEELSNGSARKSRNGMLTWRFSAKNVRDAVWGASPDYMWDASSWNGKLAQSYYRPSAISTWYDAADQARMSIMEYSERWFQYPYPQITVLEGPISGMEYPMVAMEDKNPDKYSLYNVITHEIGHMWYPMIVGSNERMHMWQDEGFNTFINYFSEARRYPEKGTYDQRVAENRREVEQAMQLGVDAPLEVQPDRINPQLLGENAYVKTAVGLGQLRDEILGPEAFDDAFREYTRRWAFKHPSPSDFFHTMEDASGKRLDWFFREWFLENYHFDVGIDTLVQRGDSVGVRYENYARGVLPLHVRFTFADGSTQNFDYPAEVWSTNTSFYDRFYVFGGKKVAKVEIDPDGKSVDIDRANNVWPRSAAPPAKP; this is encoded by the coding sequence ATGACCAACCGAATTAACTCGCTGCTCGGCATGTGTCTCGTGGCCGGGCTCGCGCTTCCGTTGGGAGCGCAGGCCGGCGGCAGACAACAGCCGGCGCGCCCCGCCGGATCGTTCGACCCCACCGGCTTGCCCGATACGTCGCTCTTCGCGCCGCTCAATTTGCCTCCCGGCAACATCTATCGCAGCGGCTCCGGCGCGCCTGGTCCGCACTACTGGGAGCAGCGCGCTGACTACGATCTGCACGGCACGCTCGACACCGCCGCGAAAGCCCTGAAAGGCGAGATGACGCTGCGCTACACCAACCACTCACCCGACACGCTGCGCTACGTGTGGTTCCAGGTCGAGCAGAACGCGTTCAAGAACGGCTCGCTCAACTCGCTCGTGTTTCCCGCCGACTCGCGTTTCGGCGCGCGCAACTTCGAGGGCGGCGACATGATCGACCGCTTCAACGAAGTGCGCGGCACCGCGAAGACCGCGCTCAAGATGCGCGTCGAAGGCACGGTGATGCGCGTCGATCTCGCGGCGCCGCTCGCGCCCGGACAGACGGCGACGTTCGACGCCGCATGGCACTTCAACATTCCGGAGCACGGCGCGGATCGCATGGGCCGCGACGGCGCGCTGTTCGAGCTCGCGCAGTGGTATCCGCGCGTGTGCGTGTACGACGATCTTCGCGGCTGGAACACCGAGCCATACCTCGGCCAAGGCGAGTTCTATCTCGAGTACGGTGACTACAACATGTCGGTCACGGTGCCCGCGGGATACATCGTCGGCGGCACGGGCACGCTCATGAATCCGACCGAAGTGTTGACGTCCGCCGAGATCTCGCGTCTCGCGCAAGCGGCGAAGTCGGACAAGCCGGTGCACATCGTCACGCAGGAAGAGCTGAGCAACGGCTCGGCGCGCAAATCCAGGAATGGCATGCTGACCTGGCGCTTCTCGGCGAAGAACGTGCGCGACGCCGTATGGGGTGCGTCGCCCGACTACATGTGGGATGCGTCGAGCTGGAACGGCAAGCTCGCGCAGTCCTACTATCGGCCGAGCGCAATCTCGACGTGGTACGATGCGGCCGATCAGGCGCGCATGTCGATCATGGAATACTCGGAGCGCTGGTTCCAGTATCCGTATCCGCAGATCACGGTGCTCGAGGGACCGATCAGCGGCATGGAATATCCCATGGTCGCGATGGAAGACAAGAATCCCGACAAGTATTCGCTCTACAACGTGATCACGCACGAGATCGGGCACATGTGGTACCCGATGATCGTCGGCTCGAACGAGCGCATGCACATGTGGCAGGATGAGGGCTTCAACACGTTCATCAACTATTTCTCCGAAGCGCGGCGCTATCCGGAGAAAGGCACGTACGACCAGCGGGTCGCCGAGAATCGGCGTGAGGTCGAGCAGGCCATGCAGCTCGGCGTCGACGCGCCCCTCGAGGTGCAGCCCGATCGCATCAACCCGCAACTGCTCGGCGAAAATGCATACGTGAAGACCGCGGTCGGCCTTGGCCAGCTTCGCGACGAGATCCTCGGACCCGAGGCATTCGATGACGCATTCCGCGAGTACACGCGGCGCTGGGCATTCAAGCACCCGAGTCCGTCGGATTTCTTCCACACCATGGAAGACGCGAGCGGCAAGCGGCTCGACTGGTTCTTCCGCGAATGGTTCCTGGAGAACTATCACTTCGACGTCGGCATCGACACGCTGGTGCAGCGCGGCGATTCGGTCGGCGTACGCTACGAGAACTACGCGCGCGGCGTGCTGCCGCTTCACGTGCGGTTCACGTTCGCCGACGGCTCAACGCAGAACTTCGACTATCCGGCGGAAGTGTGGAGCACGAATACCAGCTTCTATGATCGCTTCTATGTGTTCGGGGGCAAGAAGGTCGCGAAGGTGGAGATCGATCCCGATGGCAAGTCGGTGGATATCGACCGAGCCAATAATGTCTGGCCGAGGAGCGCGGCGCCTCCGGCGAAGCCTTAA
- a CDS encoding ATP-binding protein: MAWTKYLALPKEITPFEQQYLKRLNKVALVFFYLHVPAFMVVAAVAGTGPYLALGMTLAVIAGPTIAYRAFSNPRALSVVYGVTAMLMGGLLVHFGQGPVQIEMHFYFFALLAMLCMFANPTVNIAAAITVALHHLVVWMLVPGSVFNYDARWWVVLVHAGFVVLETVATCFISREFFDNVIGLEKIVDARTKTLNEKQRDMRLLLDTIEEGLITIDLYGRMSSECSQAAHEWFGAPAAGEKLSTWIGTRDATFGEWLELSLESVRDGMLPVEVSLSQLPKQFVDGDRTFAVHYKLVSNADAAEAEQILVVVTDITDRLRTEFAERHQSELLRLFQHIMRDKAGFVEFLTEADEIVHALAERRYGDLDHMKRLIHTLKGNAAMFGMLRLNEICHNLESWIADEATEPAASDMAGLHETWRRTRDEVQEMIGEHASGSIEIDDAEYQAILQAVLDGVDARLIARMLESWRLEPAGKRLSRIEQQIKGLAERMGKSNVSVTIDANDLRFNAARFAPFWSAFIHVLRNTVDHGIEDFDARQASGKPTQSTIGVSTRVAGDRFIVTVEDDGPGVDWDALRATAQQLGLASDPRAQSTDVIFLPGVSSKTGVTELSGRGVGMAAVRSACESLGGSVEVESRKGEGTRISFVFPNDDTVYEGHSAILRRASA; this comes from the coding sequence ATGGCTTGGACGAAGTACCTCGCGCTCCCGAAGGAGATCACCCCCTTCGAGCAGCAGTACCTCAAGCGGCTGAACAAAGTCGCGCTGGTCTTTTTCTATCTGCACGTGCCCGCCTTCATGGTGGTCGCGGCAGTCGCCGGAACCGGGCCGTACCTCGCGCTCGGGATGACCCTCGCCGTCATCGCCGGCCCCACCATCGCCTATCGCGCTTTCTCGAATCCGCGCGCCCTCTCCGTGGTGTATGGCGTCACCGCGATGCTGATGGGCGGCCTGCTCGTCCACTTCGGACAGGGGCCGGTGCAGATCGAGATGCACTTCTATTTCTTCGCGCTGCTCGCGATGCTCTGCATGTTCGCGAATCCCACCGTGAACATCGCCGCCGCGATCACCGTTGCTCTTCACCACCTGGTCGTGTGGATGCTGGTTCCCGGCAGCGTCTTCAACTACGACGCACGCTGGTGGGTCGTGCTCGTGCACGCCGGGTTCGTCGTGCTCGAGACAGTCGCCACCTGCTTCATCTCGCGCGAGTTCTTCGACAACGTCATCGGGCTCGAGAAGATCGTCGACGCCCGGACGAAGACGCTGAACGAAAAGCAGCGCGACATGCGCCTGCTCCTCGACACGATCGAGGAAGGTCTCATCACCATCGATCTCTACGGCCGCATGTCGAGCGAATGCTCGCAGGCCGCGCACGAATGGTTCGGCGCCCCCGCCGCCGGCGAGAAGCTCTCGACGTGGATCGGCACGCGCGACGCGACGTTCGGCGAATGGCTCGAGCTGTCCCTCGAGAGCGTTCGCGACGGCATGCTGCCCGTCGAGGTATCGCTCAGCCAATTGCCCAAGCAATTCGTCGACGGTGACCGGACGTTCGCCGTGCACTACAAGCTCGTCTCCAACGCCGACGCCGCCGAGGCCGAACAGATTCTCGTCGTCGTCACGGACATCACCGATCGTCTCCGCACCGAGTTTGCCGAGCGCCATCAGTCGGAGCTCCTTCGTCTGTTCCAGCACATCATGCGCGACAAGGCGGGCTTCGTCGAGTTCCTGACGGAGGCCGATGAAATCGTACACGCCCTCGCCGAGCGCCGGTACGGCGACCTCGATCACATGAAGCGGTTGATCCACACGCTCAAGGGCAACGCGGCGATGTTCGGCATGCTGCGCCTCAACGAGATCTGCCACAATCTCGAGAGCTGGATCGCCGACGAGGCCACCGAGCCCGCGGCGAGCGACATGGCCGGTCTGCACGAGACGTGGCGGCGCACGCGCGATGAAGTGCAGGAGATGATCGGCGAACACGCCTCGGGCTCGATCGAGATCGACGACGCCGAGTACCAGGCGATTCTCCAGGCGGTCCTCGACGGTGTCGACGCGCGCCTGATCGCCCGCATGCTCGAGTCCTGGCGCCTGGAGCCGGCCGGCAAGCGCCTCTCGCGCATCGAGCAGCAGATCAAGGGACTCGCCGAGCGCATGGGCAAGAGCAACGTGTCCGTGACGATCGACGCGAACGACCTGCGCTTCAACGCGGCGCGCTTCGCTCCCTTCTGGTCCGCGTTCATTCACGTGCTCCGCAACACGGTGGATCACGGCATCGAGGATTTCGACGCGCGCCAGGCGAGCGGCAAGCCGACACAGTCGACGATCGGCGTGTCGACGCGCGTGGCCGGCGATCGGTTCATCGTCACGGTCGAGGACGACGGTCCCGGAGTCGATTGGGACGCGCTACGCGCCACGGCCCAGCAGCTCGGATTGGCGAGCGACCCGCGGGCGCAATCGACGGACGTCATCTTCCTGCCCGGTGTCAGCTCGAAGACCGGCGTCACCGAGCTCTCGGGACGCGGCGTCGGCATGGCGGCGGTGCGCAGCGCATGCGAGTCGCTCGGCGGCTCGGTCGAGGTGGAGTCGCGAAAGGGCGAGGGAACGCGCATCAGCTTCGTCTTCCCCAACGACGATACTGTCTACGAAGGTCACTCGGCGATTCTGCGCCGTGCCAGCGCCTGA
- a CDS encoding response regulator, whose product MTKTILVVDDSGTVRQQVSLALKQAGFTTVQATDGREGLAAIDTDRSIAMVVCDVNMPNMNGLEMVEQVKRKPENKALPILMLTTEAQPSLVKRAKDAGAVGWMVKPFDANQLVQTAKHLTRS is encoded by the coding sequence ATGACGAAGACGATTCTCGTCGTGGACGACTCAGGCACGGTGCGCCAGCAAGTCTCGCTGGCGCTCAAGCAGGCCGGGTTCACGACCGTTCAGGCCACCGACGGACGCGAAGGGCTGGCGGCGATCGACACCGATCGCAGCATCGCCATGGTGGTGTGCGACGTGAACATGCCGAACATGAACGGCCTCGAGATGGTCGAGCAGGTCAAGCGCAAGCCGGAGAACAAGGCGCTGCCGATTCTGATGCTGACCACCGAAGCGCAGCCGTCGCTCGTCAAGCGCGCCAAGGACGCCGGCGCGGTCGGCTGGATGGTCAAGCCGTTCGACGCGAATCAGCTCGTCCAGACCGCAAAACATCTCACGAGATCCTGA
- a CDS encoding methyl-accepting chemotaxis protein yields MSCDGDGVHARAMQEIVRTKDHVRDCIEDLRSLTEREVLACGDVLSSLVDKARELIADSDRRVAVSTSRSEETVSRFVGGMQEDVHAQESAVKQVLQLADGIQKAVQAIEKLTESSEILAINCAIEAARVGEHGRQFAVIATHMRELSDNIRDAADTVTSSIKGVRSGLPPVMQRATSMTARTHSFSAELSEQVRTALAQSESGTDGGRLDEVLTLSNAALSHLQFQDPVSQTLTAIARNVERMEQRVGYVLEGGVVGAAPEPETSHMPAEARGLVLF; encoded by the coding sequence ATGTCGTGTGATGGTGACGGCGTGCACGCGCGCGCGATGCAGGAGATCGTGCGCACGAAAGATCACGTCCGGGACTGTATCGAGGACCTGCGCTCCCTCACGGAGCGCGAGGTGCTCGCGTGCGGTGACGTGCTCTCGTCGCTGGTCGACAAGGCGCGCGAGCTCATCGCGGACTCGGACCGCCGCGTCGCCGTGTCGACGTCTCGCTCCGAGGAAACGGTGTCACGGTTCGTCGGTGGCATGCAGGAGGATGTTCACGCGCAGGAATCCGCCGTCAAGCAGGTGCTGCAGCTCGCCGACGGAATTCAGAAGGCGGTGCAAGCCATCGAGAAGTTGACGGAGTCGTCGGAGATTCTCGCGATCAATTGCGCGATCGAAGCCGCGCGTGTCGGCGAGCATGGCCGCCAGTTCGCCGTGATCGCCACACACATGCGCGAGCTGAGCGACAACATCCGCGACGCGGCCGACACCGTCACGTCGTCGATCAAGGGTGTGCGTTCCGGCCTGCCGCCGGTAATGCAGCGCGCGACCTCGATGACCGCGCGGACCCATTCGTTCTCCGCCGAGTTGAGCGAGCAAGTCCGCACGGCGCTCGCGCAATCGGAATCCGGAACGGACGGCGGCCGGCTGGATGAAGTGCTGACGCTGTCGAACGCCGCGCTCTCGCACCTGCAGTTCCAGGATCCGGTGTCGCAGACGCTGACCGCGATCGCGCGCAACGTCGAACGGATGGAGCAGCGCGTCGGCTACGTGCTCGAGGGCGGCGTCGTGGGCGCCGCGCCCGAGCCGGAAACGAGCCACATGCCCGCTGAGGCACGCGGGCTCGTCCTGTTCTAA